One region of Cyanobacteria bacterium GSL.Bin1 genomic DNA includes:
- a CDS encoding septal ring lytic transglycosylase RlpA family protein, whose amino-acid sequence MNHQLRQLLTVTLLTSALSAGLGGRIMAAKTPARLDQNPANPTAATITPKSQDQIRESQPLNGSAFKSESLKNLIARMQGKASWYGPGFHGRRTANGERFNTWAYTAAHRSLPFGTKVRVTNLSNGQAVVVRINDRGPYIGGRVIDLSKAAAQAIGMIRSGTAPVRIEILGR is encoded by the coding sequence ATGAACCATCAACTACGACAACTGCTAACAGTTACGTTATTAACCAGTGCTTTGAGTGCCGGCTTAGGTGGCAGGATAATGGCAGCTAAGACCCCAGCACGGCTTGACCAGAATCCAGCAAACCCAACTGCCGCTACAATCACTCCCAAGTCCCAGGATCAGATTCGAGAAAGCCAGCCACTCAATGGCAGCGCTTTCAAGTCAGAATCCCTGAAGAACCTGATTGCTCGGATGCAAGGAAAAGCCTCTTGGTATGGTCCAGGGTTTCACGGTCGTCGCACTGCTAATGGAGAACGCTTCAATACTTGGGCTTATACAGCAGCGCATCGTAGTTTACCTTTTGGCACGAAAGTGAGAGTAACCAATCTCAGCAATGGTCAAGCAGTCGTTGTGCGAATTAATGACCGGGGTCCCTACATTGGCGGTCGCGTGATTGATTTATCAAAAGCCGCAGCACAAGCCATTGGCATGATTCGTTCGGGGACCGCACCCGTTCGGATCGAAATTCTCGGGCGATAA